One genomic window of Nakamurella panacisegetis includes the following:
- a CDS encoding CaiB/BaiF CoA transferase family protein, which produces MGGTLTGIRIVELGGIGPVPHAGMVLADLGADVVRVERPGSDVTEMSSDQLLRGKRVVLADLKSAAGRAGVAGLLALADVALEGFRPGVVEKLGIGPADCAAANPRLVFGRMTGYGQDGPLAAAAGHDINYIALTGALHAIGGADPVPPLNLLGDFGGGSLFLVTGVLAALVERERTGRGQVVDAAIVDGVSVLMALIFSARDRGWWRDERSANLLDGAAPFYRTYRCSDGRHVAVGALELPFYAALCRGLGLPDAELPDRDDPANWPELSRRIGEVFLAHPRSHWESVFSGTDACVSPVLAIDEVAGHPHMAARGSVRHGTDFTVVAPAPRFSDSHPGPVVPATVLDLDAAAARWV; this is translated from the coding sequence CCGCGTCGAACGACCCGGATCGGACGTCACCGAAATGAGCTCGGATCAACTCCTGCGGGGCAAGCGCGTGGTCCTGGCCGACCTGAAATCGGCGGCCGGCCGCGCCGGAGTGGCCGGTCTGCTGGCGCTGGCCGATGTCGCTCTGGAAGGCTTCCGACCCGGGGTGGTCGAGAAGCTCGGAATCGGACCAGCCGATTGCGCAGCGGCCAATCCTCGTCTCGTCTTCGGCCGGATGACCGGCTACGGGCAGGACGGCCCGCTGGCCGCGGCGGCCGGGCACGACATCAACTACATCGCGCTGACCGGCGCCCTGCACGCGATCGGCGGGGCCGACCCGGTGCCGCCGCTGAACCTGCTCGGCGACTTCGGCGGTGGCTCACTGTTTCTCGTCACCGGGGTCCTGGCCGCGCTGGTGGAGCGGGAGCGCACCGGGCGGGGGCAGGTGGTCGACGCGGCGATCGTGGACGGCGTCAGCGTCCTGATGGCCCTGATCTTCTCGGCCCGCGACCGCGGTTGGTGGCGGGACGAACGGTCGGCCAACCTGCTTGACGGCGCCGCCCCGTTCTATCGGACCTACCGTTGCTCCGATGGGCGACACGTCGCCGTCGGCGCCCTGGAGTTGCCGTTCTACGCCGCACTCTGCCGCGGCCTCGGTCTGCCGGACGCCGAGTTGCCCGATCGCGACGATCCGGCCAACTGGCCGGAGCTGTCCCGCCGGATCGGCGAGGTCTTCCTGGCCCACCCCCGCTCCCACTGGGAATCGGTGTTCAGCGGGACCGATGCCTGCGTGTCTCCGGTACTGGCCATCGACGAGGTCGCCGGGCATCCGCACATGGCGGCCCGTGGCTCGGTCCGGCACGGCACCGACTTCACCGTCGTCGCGCCGGCGCCCCGGTTCTCCGACAGCCACCCGGGGCCGGTCGTCCCGGCGACCGTGCTGGACCTCGATGCGGCCGCCGCGCGCTGGGTGTGA
- a CDS encoding S1C family serine protease — MIVTATGDILTNAHVVSGATSVKVTLSNSTTAMAATIVSADNVHDLALLRVKGQSNLHTVIFGDSSKTVPGDGVIAVGYALALTGGPTVTAGIISAINREASTETATGATETLTGLLQTDAPISSGNSGGPLVDSAGHGVGMNTMVATSSRDTSANGIGFAIAANTITSLLPKLRTGQ, encoded by the coding sequence ATGATCGTGACCGCCACCGGCGACATCCTGACCAACGCCCACGTGGTCAGCGGGGCCACGTCGGTCAAGGTGACCCTGAGCAATTCCACCACCGCGATGGCGGCGACCATCGTCAGCGCCGACAACGTCCACGATCTGGCGCTGCTGCGCGTCAAGGGGCAGAGCAACCTGCACACGGTCATCTTCGGAGACTCCAGCAAGACCGTTCCCGGGGATGGCGTCATCGCGGTGGGGTACGCCCTCGCGCTCACCGGTGGACCGACGGTGACGGCCGGCATCATCTCCGCCATCAACCGTGAAGCCAGCACCGAGACCGCCACCGGCGCAACAGAAACCCTGACCGGACTGCTGCAGACCGATGCCCCGATCAGTTCCGGGAATTCCGGTGGCCCGTTGGTCGACTCCGCCGGTCACGGGGTCGGCATGAACACCATGGTGGCCACCTCCAGCCGTGACACCTCGGCCAACGGAATCGGGTTCGCCATCGCCGCCAACACCATCACCTCGCTGCTCCCGAAGCTGCGCACGGGCCAGTAG
- the htpG gene encoding molecular chaperone HtpG, giving the protein MSTEAISNETIEFQAEARQLLQLMVHSIYSTKDLFLRELISNSSDALDKLRLAAYRDKDLEVDTSDLHIDLEIDPAQRTLTIRDNGIGMTRDEVVDLIGTIAKSGTGQMLAQLREAREAGGSEEGTAELIGQFGVGFYSSFMVADRVVMVTRKAGTHHGVRWESTGEGTYTVSELPAAPQGTAVTLHLKAEDTEDSLQDFTDPATVRSVVKRYSDFITWPIRMAAERPAPAEGEDDVAAPEPQVVNSGKALWSRPQSEVSAEEYAEFYRHVSHDWREPLETIRLSAEGTFEYQALLFLPSHAPMDLYMRDSKRGVQLYVKRVFIMDECEALIPEYLRFVKGVVDASDLSLNVSREILQQDRQIQLIRRRLVRKVLSTIKSLQEDEKEKYSTLWAEVGRALKEGLLSDQDNQQSILEVCSFASTHDAEELTTLGQYVERMPEGQDAIYYMTGESRAALEHSPHMEAFRAKGYEVLLLTDPIDEVWVDAVPAFQEKNLTSIARGEVDLGGEDIDDDTRQGFESLLSWVATELSDDVKEVRLSHRLTDSAAVLVNDPGDLTPALERMYRAMGQEPPKVKRTLELNPKHGLVTGLRAAHEAHADDPALADTARLLYGMALLAEGGELAEPAAFVALLSKRLESTLS; this is encoded by the coding sequence ATGAGCACCGAGGCGATCTCGAACGAGACGATCGAATTCCAGGCCGAGGCCCGTCAGCTCCTTCAGCTGATGGTTCACTCCATCTATTCGACGAAGGACCTGTTCCTGCGTGAGTTGATCTCCAACTCGTCCGACGCTCTGGACAAGCTGCGGCTGGCCGCCTACCGCGACAAGGACCTCGAGGTGGACACCTCGGATCTGCACATCGATCTGGAGATCGACCCGGCCCAGCGCACGCTGACCATCCGTGACAACGGCATCGGCATGACCCGCGACGAGGTGGTCGACCTGATCGGCACCATCGCCAAGTCCGGTACCGGGCAGATGCTGGCCCAGCTGCGGGAGGCCCGGGAAGCGGGTGGCTCCGAGGAGGGGACGGCCGAGCTGATCGGTCAGTTCGGCGTCGGCTTCTACTCCAGCTTCATGGTCGCCGACCGGGTCGTCATGGTGACCCGGAAGGCCGGCACCCACCACGGCGTCCGGTGGGAATCCACCGGGGAGGGCACCTACACCGTGTCCGAACTGCCCGCGGCGCCGCAGGGCACGGCGGTGACCCTGCACCTCAAGGCGGAGGACACCGAGGACTCGCTGCAGGACTTCACCGATCCGGCCACCGTTCGCAGCGTCGTCAAGCGGTACTCCGACTTCATCACCTGGCCGATCCGGATGGCCGCCGAGCGGCCGGCGCCGGCCGAGGGCGAGGACGACGTGGCCGCGCCCGAGCCGCAGGTGGTCAACTCGGGCAAGGCGTTGTGGTCCCGGCCGCAGAGCGAGGTGTCGGCCGAGGAGTATGCCGAGTTCTACCGGCACGTCAGCCACGACTGGCGGGAGCCGCTGGAGACGATCCGGCTGTCCGCCGAGGGAACGTTCGAGTACCAGGCGCTGCTGTTCCTGCCCAGCCATGCGCCGATGGACCTGTACATGCGGGACAGCAAGCGGGGCGTGCAGCTGTACGTCAAACGGGTCTTCATCATGGACGAGTGCGAGGCACTGATCCCGGAGTACCTGCGTTTCGTCAAGGGTGTGGTCGACGCCAGCGATCTGTCGCTGAACGTGTCGCGGGAGATCCTGCAGCAGGATCGGCAGATCCAGCTAATCCGCAGGCGCCTGGTGCGCAAGGTTCTCTCGACCATCAAGTCGTTGCAGGAGGACGAGAAGGAGAAGTACTCGACTCTGTGGGCCGAGGTGGGGCGGGCGCTCAAGGAGGGGTTGCTGTCCGACCAGGACAACCAGCAGTCGATCCTGGAGGTCTGCTCGTTCGCCTCGACGCACGACGCCGAGGAGCTCACCACTCTGGGCCAGTACGTCGAGCGGATGCCGGAGGGGCAGGACGCCATCTACTACATGACCGGTGAGTCCCGCGCGGCGCTCGAGCACTCGCCGCACATGGAGGCGTTCCGGGCCAAGGGCTACGAGGTGCTGCTGCTGACGGACCCGATCGACGAGGTCTGGGTCGACGCGGTGCCCGCGTTCCAGGAGAAGAACCTGACCTCCATCGCCCGTGGCGAGGTCGATCTGGGCGGCGAAGACATCGACGACGACACCAGGCAGGGCTTCGAATCGCTGCTGAGCTGGGTCGCCACCGAGTTGTCGGACGACGTCAAGGAGGTCCGGCTGTCGCACCGGCTCACCGACTCCGCGGCCGTCCTGGTCAACGACCCGGGAGACCTGACGCCGGCCCTGGAACGCATGTACCGCGCCATGGGTCAGGAGCCGCCGAAGGTGAAGCGGACCCTCGAGCTGAATCCCAAGCACGGGCTGGTCACCGGCCTGCGGGCCGCTCACGAGGCCCACGCCGACGATCCGGCGCTGGCCGACACCGCCCGGCTGCTGTACGGCATGGCGCTGCTGGCCGAGGGTGGGGAGCTGGCCGAACCGGCGGCGTTCGTCGCGCTGCTGTCCAAGCGGCTGGAGAGCACCCTGTCCTGA
- a CDS encoding ScyD/ScyE family protein has protein sequence MRKTFGAISVAALTAAAVLSAGPPASAAPPSPATAATVIAGGLDNPRGLYVSHGILYFAQAGKGGTGACVTSPEGGQSCLGDTGKISAVRIGDGRHPSRSKVWDLVSGLPSLGAQGTGNSAIGPSDVTVGPHGIVWATVGLAENPAVRSTTLGNSAQARKLATVGTVQCGRYIPRADLGAFEAAHNPDGVTPPDTNPQALVATRDGVLVTDAGGNDLLSVTGRGHVSSKAVFPDLPSVPNPLDPSAPDIAPQAVPDSIVRGPDGAYYIGQLTGFPFVPGTASVWRWVPGHQPTVYASGFTNIIDLAFGPRGDLLVLEIAKDGLTSPNGPVGALIKVPHHGARSTVPTGALFAPGGLAAVGNTVYISDNSILAGQGRILRVHLAG, from the coding sequence ATGCGGAAAACCTTCGGCGCCATCAGTGTGGCCGCTCTCACGGCCGCCGCGGTCCTGTCGGCGGGACCCCCCGCCTCCGCGGCGCCGCCGTCACCGGCCACTGCGGCCACGGTGATCGCCGGCGGCCTGGACAATCCCCGCGGGCTGTACGTGTCGCACGGCATTCTGTACTTCGCTCAGGCCGGTAAAGGCGGTACCGGAGCCTGCGTCACCAGCCCCGAGGGCGGCCAGTCCTGTCTGGGTGACACCGGCAAGATCTCGGCCGTGCGCATCGGCGACGGACGTCACCCGTCTCGGTCCAAGGTCTGGGACCTGGTGTCCGGACTGCCATCGCTCGGCGCACAGGGGACCGGGAACAGCGCCATCGGCCCGAGCGATGTCACCGTTGGTCCGCACGGAATTGTGTGGGCCACCGTCGGTCTCGCCGAAAATCCGGCCGTGCGGAGCACGACGCTGGGCAACTCCGCACAGGCCAGGAAGCTGGCCACGGTCGGGACCGTGCAATGCGGCCGGTACATCCCCCGGGCCGACCTCGGTGCCTTCGAGGCCGCCCACAACCCCGACGGCGTCACCCCTCCGGACACGAATCCCCAAGCCCTCGTGGCCACCCGTGACGGGGTCCTCGTCACCGATGCCGGCGGCAACGACCTGCTGTCGGTCACCGGCCGTGGCCACGTGAGCAGCAAGGCCGTGTTCCCCGATCTGCCGAGCGTGCCCAACCCACTGGACCCGTCAGCGCCCGACATCGCGCCGCAGGCGGTACCGGACAGCATCGTGCGCGGTCCGGACGGCGCCTACTACATCGGTCAGCTGACCGGATTCCCGTTCGTCCCGGGCACGGCGTCGGTGTGGCGGTGGGTTCCCGGTCACCAGCCGACCGTGTACGCGAGCGGGTTCACCAACATCATCGACCTGGCTTTCGGCCCGCGCGGCGATCTGCTGGTGCTCGAGATCGCCAAGGATGGGCTGACCAGTCCGAACGGACCGGTCGGGGCCTTGATCAAGGTCCCCCACCACGGCGCTCGCTCCACCGTGCCGACCGGTGCCCTGTTCGCCCCGGGCGGGCTGGCCGCCGTGGGGAACACCGTCTACATCTCCGACAATTCGATCCTGGCCGGTCAGGGACGGATCCTGCGCGTGCATCTGGCCGGATGA
- a CDS encoding LLM class flavin-dependent oxidoreductase, whose protein sequence is MKKIGFLSFGHWSASPHSKARSASDVLLQSIDLAVAAEELGADGAYFRVHHFANQLASPFPLLAAVGARTSTIEIGTGVIDMRYENPLYMAEDAGAADLISGGRLQLGISRGSPEQVIDGFRYFGYAPSEGTDHADMAREHAQVFLEVLKGNGFAEPNPRPMFANPPGLLRIEPHSSGLRERIWWGAGTRKTAEWTAEQGMNLMSSTLLGEDTGVPFHQLQAEQIERFRQAWDTDVHGREPRVSVSRSIFPIVNDLDRAYFGAEGDSHDQVGYLDGGKARFGKTYAGEPDHLIEELAGDEAIAAADTLLLTIPNQLGVDYCAHILQSLLTEVAPALGWR, encoded by the coding sequence ATGAAGAAGATCGGCTTCCTGTCCTTCGGCCATTGGTCGGCCTCGCCGCACTCGAAGGCCCGTTCCGCGTCCGACGTCCTGCTGCAGTCCATCGACCTCGCGGTCGCTGCCGAGGAACTCGGGGCGGACGGCGCCTACTTCCGGGTGCACCACTTCGCGAACCAGCTGGCGTCGCCGTTCCCGCTGCTGGCCGCCGTGGGGGCCAGAACGAGCACCATCGAGATCGGCACCGGGGTGATCGACATGCGGTACGAGAACCCGCTGTACATGGCCGAGGACGCGGGCGCGGCCGATCTGATCTCCGGCGGCCGGTTGCAGCTGGGGATCAGCCGCGGATCGCCGGAACAGGTCATCGACGGTTTTCGCTACTTCGGGTATGCGCCGTCGGAGGGCACCGACCACGCCGACATGGCCCGCGAGCACGCCCAGGTCTTCCTGGAGGTGTTGAAGGGCAACGGGTTCGCTGAGCCCAACCCCCGCCCGATGTTCGCCAACCCACCCGGGTTGCTGCGGATCGAGCCGCACTCATCCGGCCTGCGCGAGCGGATCTGGTGGGGTGCCGGCACCCGCAAGACCGCCGAGTGGACGGCCGAGCAGGGGATGAACCTGATGAGTTCGACGCTGCTCGGCGAGGACACCGGCGTGCCGTTCCATCAGCTGCAGGCCGAGCAGATCGAACGGTTCCGGCAGGCCTGGGACACCGATGTCCACGGGCGTGAACCCCGGGTCTCGGTCAGCCGCAGCATCTTCCCGATCGTCAACGATCTGGACCGGGCCTACTTCGGGGCGGAAGGGGACAGCCACGACCAGGTCGGCTACCTGGACGGGGGGAAGGCCCGGTTCGGCAAGACTTACGCCGGGGAGCCGGACCACCTGATCGAGGAGCTGGCCGGCGACGAGGCCATCGCCGCGGCCGACACGCTGCTGCTGACCATTCCCAATCAGCTCGGAGTCGACTACTGCGCGCACATTCTGCAGTCCCTGCTGACCGAGGTCGCGCCGGCCCTCGGCTGGCGCTGA